In Bdellovibrionales bacterium, the following proteins share a genomic window:
- a CDS encoding molybdopterin oxidoreductase produces the protein MSGASKRSLSAVSYTPSVRMKTVYSIFMFLGVVAFVVTLINDKERAWHSYLVSFFYFLSIALGGLFFAALQHVSKAGWSVNIRRLVESFASYVPYAFGSGLVLLVAGSTHLYEWLHADVVAKDALLQHKSAYLNMPFFVVRFVGFFLLWGLFAKMLIGCSVKQDSNGDESLTHRAVAWSVAFLPVFALSYTFFGFDTLMSLEPHWFSTIYGVYTFAGLFQSTMAATILLILYLSKKGLLRGLVTEDHLHDLGKFLFAFTVFWAYIAFSQYMLIWYANLPEETIFYIPRTENGWLLVSLSLLIFKFIVPFLALLPRWAKRNPAQLMAVSVLILVMQYVDLYWLVYPVFSREEVKFSISEVLIFLGFLGMFLFAVTRFLSKNSVVAYSDPRIQESIHHHVTY, from the coding sequence ATGTCAGGTGCAAGTAAAAGGTCTCTATCCGCGGTTAGCTACACTCCTTCCGTGAGGATGAAAACGGTGTACTCTATTTTTATGTTTTTGGGTGTTGTGGCCTTTGTTGTAACCTTGATCAACGACAAAGAAAGGGCCTGGCATTCCTACCTTGTGAGTTTCTTTTATTTTCTTTCGATTGCGTTGGGAGGTCTTTTTTTTGCGGCTCTCCAGCACGTGTCGAAAGCGGGATGGTCGGTGAATATTCGTCGCCTCGTTGAATCATTTGCTTCTTACGTTCCCTATGCATTTGGTTCTGGGTTGGTTTTATTGGTAGCCGGCTCAACACATCTTTATGAATGGTTGCATGCAGATGTGGTGGCAAAAGACGCATTGCTTCAGCATAAGTCTGCCTATCTAAATATGCCTTTCTTTGTTGTTCGATTTGTTGGTTTTTTTCTTTTGTGGGGATTGTTTGCTAAAATGCTGATTGGATGTTCAGTGAAGCAGGACTCAAACGGAGATGAGAGCCTGACACATCGAGCAGTCGCGTGGTCCGTGGCTTTTTTGCCTGTTTTTGCTCTGAGCTACACTTTTTTTGGCTTTGATACTCTGATGAGTCTGGAGCCTCACTGGTTTAGCACAATCTATGGAGTGTACACGTTTGCAGGGCTTTTTCAGTCAACCATGGCAGCCACTATCTTGCTGATATTGTATCTTTCTAAGAAGGGATTGCTGCGCGGACTGGTGACGGAGGATCACCTTCATGACCTTGGAAAATTTCTTTTTGCGTTTACTGTTTTTTGGGCCTACATCGCTTTTTCCCAGTATATGCTTATCTGGTACGCAAATCTTCCTGAAGAGACTATTTTTTATATTCCTCGCACAGAAAATGGCTGGCTTCTTGTTTCCTTGTCGCTTCTGATATTTAAATTCATTGTTCCATTTTTGGCTCTGTTGCCACGTTGGGCGAAACGTAATCCGGCGCAATTGATGGCGGTCAGCGTGCTCATTCTGGTTATGCAGTATGTGGATCTCTATTGGTTGGTTTATCCGGTTTTTTCCAGAGAGGAAGTAAAATTTTCGATCTCTGAAGTTCTGATTTTTTTGGGCTTTTTGGGGATGTTCCTGTTTGCCGTCACCCGCTTTCTGAGCAAAAATTCGGTGGTGGCTTATTCAGATCCGCGTATTCAGGAATCCATTCACCACCACGTGACATATTGA
- a CDS encoding cytochrome c, whose protein sequence is MRVPPKNTIPRGYKPYAYKGDPEGAEKNLKNPLVADFSKETLQLGKKKFDIYCSVCHGALGAGDGPVAEKMLLRPPPLLSDKVKAFSDGRIFHIVTDGQGVMGSYLVQIQDEKARWSLVNYVRTLQKRPAAN, encoded by the coding sequence ATGCGTGTCCCTCCCAAAAACACAATTCCACGAGGATACAAACCTTATGCCTACAAGGGAGATCCGGAAGGCGCAGAGAAAAATCTAAAGAATCCTCTGGTAGCAGATTTTTCTAAGGAAACATTGCAACTTGGTAAGAAGAAATTTGATATTTACTGCTCTGTTTGTCACGGAGCTTTGGGTGCTGGCGATGGTCCGGTCGCAGAGAAGATGCTTTTGCGTCCACCGCCCCTTTTGTCTGACAAGGTAAAGGCATTTTCAGATGGGCGCATTTTTCATATTGTGACGGATGGACAAGGCGTAATGGGAAGTTATCTGGTCCAGATTCAGGACGAGAAGGCTCGTTGGTCTTTGGTCAATTACGTCAGGACTTTGCAGAAGCGTCCGGCTGCCAACTGA
- a CDS encoding translation initiation factor IF-3, translated as MQPLKTGTRTGNRTGKSEKKGDGYRVNREISAPQVRVIDEDGTMVGVMSVSEALRMAEDRQLDLIEIAPTAKPPTCKIIDYGKWKYESKKKEKNAKKNQTVITIKEIQVRPRTDQHDLEVKLRHARRFLLDGDKVKVNLRFQGREMAHQEQGFKLLEKISLGLIDIAIQESPPKREGRQMFVLLSPDILKIKEYRKLHPEQKKEDDASNRESDEEAAEEQGL; from the coding sequence ATTCAGCCGCTTAAGACAGGAACTCGCACAGGAAATCGAACTGGAAAATCAGAGAAAAAGGGCGATGGTTACCGAGTTAATCGTGAGATCTCAGCCCCACAGGTGAGGGTAATCGATGAGGATGGGACGATGGTTGGAGTGATGTCTGTCTCGGAAGCCCTCAGAATGGCCGAAGATCGCCAGCTGGATTTGATCGAAATAGCTCCAACGGCGAAACCTCCCACGTGTAAAATTATCGATTATGGTAAATGGAAATACGAATCCAAGAAGAAAGAGAAAAATGCAAAGAAGAACCAGACGGTCATTACGATCAAGGAGATTCAGGTTCGTCCGAGGACGGATCAGCACGATCTTGAGGTTAAATTGCGCCATGCCCGGCGTTTTTTGTTGGACGGGGACAAGGTGAAAGTGAACCTGCGGTTTCAGGGGCGGGAGATGGCACACCAGGAGCAGGGGTTCAAGCTACTGGAAAAAATTTCTTTGGGATTAATTGATATCGCTATTCAAGAGTCGCCCCCAAAAAGGGAAGGAAGGCAGATGTTTGTGCTCCTTTCTCCAGATATCCTTAAAATAAAGGAATATAGAAAGCTTCATCCGGAGCAAAAGAAGGAAGATGACGCCTCGAACAGGGAATCCGACGAAGAGGCGGCCGAGGAACAGGGGCTTTGA
- a CDS encoding TAT-variant-translocated molybdopterin oxidoreductase, which yields MDTKQTGSEGNGSPKYWLSLDQWSHDPEFKRQAENEFQSSPLGSDEGQGGWARREFLKVMGASMALSTFGCVRRPVQKIVPYVNRPPEITPGKINYYSSSFADGSMGFGLVVATREGRPIKAEGNAGHPINKGAMSARSHAHLLALYDPDRAKGPMNGSTSLTWEALDTAVAAELKKGSVGILVGSILSPSTRNLVEEFGRAAGAKLYTWDPLAMDSTRRGQKACYGQDVLPHLRIDKAKYILSIDSDFLGTTGQPVEHMRHFAHGRQPGKDMNKLVCFESLMSLTGSNADERYQIRPSQQLDVVMGLIYELVVGSKVSRFAGDGSLKALLEPYAKVSDRLSIDGKTFSHVAADLWAHRGQSLVLVGGMTGQTAQQQGLQVAANFLNTLLENDGSTIDARGWTYTGYQGTSSDLEQLIGDIGSGKVKRLIIHGANPVYAAPKASGFVEAFKKLETSVYVGDRADETGQMCSYLAPSHHEMENWSDMEVVAGVYSIQQPTIEPLNSTRSFQDSLLSWAKGLGISSSSLKAETWYDYLREYWKNSIHARHRGKDIGKLGFEEFWYEVLQVGVFDTTEGSQGHGPRNFDIGALRTAAFKGREVPNFELVLYPTLGLLDGRLANVSWLQEFPDPVTKICWDNYACLSPKDARELKVREGDVLKLIVGEQVLEAPAHIQPGQASGVVGLAVGYGRKGAGRVADGVGVNAYEFAGFDNGQTVYSGLDVKLEKTEKCIELANVQGHHSMEGRQIVVEATLDQYLVNPEANIHRHKMMSMWSGFEYKGHKWAMAIDQNVCTGCSACVIACQSENNIPVVGKKYVLKGREMHWLRIDRYFTGQPDDPGVVYQPLPCQHCDNAPCETVCPVAATTHSSEGTNDMIYNRCVGTRYCANNCYYKVRRFNWFDYTQIEAPMHLALNPEVTVRSRGVMEKCTFCIHRIKGAKHQARVEDREFKATDFQVACQQSCPTGAIIFGDMNDPESLVSKRFKEARSYSLLEEFNAAPAVRYQTKVRHADRLKSDSAHGEGHHS from the coding sequence TTATTATTCTTCATCGTTTGCCGATGGTTCAATGGGCTTTGGCTTAGTGGTAGCGACTCGCGAGGGGCGGCCAATCAAGGCAGAAGGAAACGCCGGCCATCCCATCAACAAAGGAGCGATGAGTGCACGCTCTCATGCTCACTTGCTAGCTCTTTACGACCCTGATCGTGCCAAAGGTCCTATGAACGGGTCGACTTCTTTGACTTGGGAGGCTCTTGATACCGCTGTTGCTGCTGAGCTAAAAAAGGGGTCGGTAGGCATTCTGGTTGGCTCGATCCTTTCTCCCTCGACTCGGAATCTCGTCGAGGAATTTGGGAGGGCCGCCGGGGCGAAGCTGTATACATGGGATCCCTTGGCAATGGATTCGACGCGAAGGGGACAGAAGGCCTGCTATGGTCAGGATGTTTTACCTCATTTGCGCATTGATAAGGCAAAATATATTTTATCAATCGATTCTGACTTTTTAGGAACAACAGGCCAGCCAGTTGAACACATGCGCCATTTCGCTCATGGCCGACAGCCGGGCAAAGATATGAATAAGCTGGTTTGTTTCGAGTCGCTGATGTCTTTGACCGGTTCAAATGCAGATGAGCGATATCAAATTCGTCCAAGCCAGCAATTAGATGTGGTCATGGGCCTTATATATGAGTTGGTGGTTGGCTCGAAGGTTTCTCGCTTTGCTGGCGACGGATCCCTTAAGGCACTGCTAGAGCCATACGCAAAAGTCTCAGATCGCTTGTCTATTGATGGAAAAACATTTTCTCACGTAGCGGCAGATCTGTGGGCTCATCGAGGTCAGTCATTGGTTTTGGTTGGAGGCATGACAGGTCAGACGGCTCAACAGCAGGGGCTGCAAGTGGCCGCCAATTTTCTCAATACTCTTTTAGAAAATGATGGCAGCACGATTGATGCAAGAGGCTGGACCTATACAGGATACCAAGGAACATCTTCTGATTTGGAGCAACTGATTGGTGACATTGGAAGCGGCAAGGTCAAGCGGTTGATCATTCACGGGGCGAATCCCGTTTATGCGGCTCCGAAGGCCTCGGGATTCGTTGAAGCATTTAAAAAGCTTGAGACAAGCGTTTATGTGGGAGATCGAGCTGATGAGACGGGGCAAATGTGCAGCTACTTGGCTCCCAGTCATCACGAGATGGAAAACTGGAGCGATATGGAAGTGGTTGCCGGCGTCTACAGCATTCAGCAGCCAACCATTGAGCCTTTGAATAGCACAAGATCCTTTCAAGATAGCCTTCTTTCTTGGGCGAAGGGCCTTGGTATCAGTTCGTCCTCCTTAAAGGCCGAGACTTGGTATGATTATCTTCGTGAATACTGGAAAAATTCGATTCATGCTCGGCATCGCGGCAAAGACATAGGCAAGCTCGGTTTTGAAGAGTTTTGGTACGAAGTCTTACAAGTGGGAGTTTTTGACACGACCGAGGGCAGTCAGGGGCATGGCCCACGTAACTTTGATATCGGAGCACTTCGCACTGCTGCCTTTAAGGGACGTGAAGTTCCTAATTTCGAATTGGTTCTTTATCCGACCCTTGGTCTCTTAGATGGACGCCTCGCCAATGTGTCTTGGCTGCAGGAGTTTCCTGACCCTGTCACAAAAATTTGCTGGGATAACTATGCTTGTTTGTCACCAAAAGATGCCCGAGAGCTTAAAGTTCGAGAAGGCGATGTCCTCAAGTTAATTGTTGGAGAGCAAGTCCTTGAAGCTCCAGCGCACATTCAGCCAGGACAGGCGAGCGGAGTTGTTGGTTTGGCCGTCGGCTATGGTCGAAAGGGAGCTGGACGTGTGGCCGATGGAGTGGGCGTTAATGCCTATGAATTCGCCGGCTTTGATAACGGACAGACGGTGTATTCGGGTCTTGATGTGAAGCTTGAGAAGACTGAAAAGTGCATTGAGCTTGCTAATGTTCAGGGACATCATTCGATGGAAGGGCGTCAAATTGTAGTTGAGGCCACGCTCGATCAATACCTGGTGAATCCCGAGGCCAATATTCATAGACATAAAATGATGAGTATGTGGAGTGGTTTTGAATACAAAGGCCATAAGTGGGCCATGGCAATTGATCAAAATGTTTGCACGGGCTGTTCGGCTTGTGTGATTGCCTGCCAATCCGAGAACAATATTCCGGTGGTTGGAAAGAAATATGTCCTGAAGGGTCGTGAAATGCACTGGTTGCGGATTGATCGATACTTTACAGGGCAGCCAGACGATCCAGGAGTTGTTTACCAACCCTTGCCGTGTCAACACTGTGACAATGCTCCTTGCGAAACAGTTTGCCCGGTCGCTGCCACGACTCATTCGAGCGAGGGGACCAATGACATGATTTACAATCGTTGCGTTGGGACAAGATATTGCGCTAACAATTGCTACTACAAAGTTCGTCGTTTCAATTGGTTTGATTACACTCAGATCGAAGCTCCGATGCATTTGGCTCTGAATCCCGAAGTGACAGTTCGATCTCGAGGGGTCATGGAGAAATGCACTTTCTGTATTCATCGTATTAAGGGCGCGAAACATCAGGCGAGGGTTGAAGATCGTGAGTTCAAAGCGACTGATTTCCAAGTCGCCTGTCAGCAGTCGTGTCCTACGGGAGCCATTATTTTTGGAGATATGAATGATCCTGAAAGTTTGGTGAGTAAGCGCTTCAAAGAAGCCCGTAGCTACAGTCTTCTCGAGGAATTTAATGCGGCTCCAGCTGTTCGCTATCAGACAAAGGTTCGTCATGCGGATCGATTAAAGTCGGATTCAGCTCACGGGGAAGGTCATCACTCATGA
- the rpmI gene encoding 50S ribosomal protein L35 gives MKLKTHSGAKKRFRAKPSGKIKHKQPNLRHILTKKSSKRKRHLGQMVYVCSSNEYQLQRQLVL, from the coding sequence GTGAAGCTAAAGACTCATAGCGGAGCGAAGAAGCGTTTCCGCGCCAAGCCAAGCGGAAAAATAAAGCACAAGCAACCAAATCTGCGTCACATTTTGACAAAAAAGAGTTCTAAGCGAAAACGTCATTTGGGACAGATGGTATATGTTTGTTCGTCCAATGAATATCAACTCCAGCGGCAGCTGGTTCTCTGA
- the nrfD gene encoding polysulfide reductase NrfD yields the protein MIKRNQLILGEKTYKTITEDIVSLLERFPPRRYFAALASAKVLFLVYIVAMGATAFYGMGLQGVNSPVGWGTDIITFVFWIGIGHAGTLISAVLFLFRQKWRTSIARTAEAMTVFAVMVAGTFPILHTGRPWLGYWLLPYPNQRGPLWVNFRSPLLWDVFAVSTYATVSMVFWYIGMVPDLATIRDRAKHPLRKLIYGILSLGWRGTARAWNHYEIVYMLLAGLSTPLVLSVHSIVSFDFAVSGLPGWHATIFPPYFVAGAIFSGFGMVVTLMSIIRYLVPTFKDYVTIDHMEAMNKIIMSTGLMVGYAYGMEFFIAWYGGSPYEGFVFLNRAFGPYGWAYWIMVTCNVLIPQIFWWRKARRTIAIMFVVSIFVNIGMWFERYVIVITSLHRDFLPASWGMHLMTIYDFGALFGSFGMFFTLFLLYLRTLPPIAIAEVKPVLGVGREGGHHA from the coding sequence ATGATAAAACGCAATCAGCTTATATTGGGCGAAAAGACATATAAAACAATCACCGAGGATATTGTTTCTCTTTTGGAGCGATTTCCTCCTCGGAGATATTTTGCGGCTCTTGCAAGCGCCAAAGTTTTGTTTCTCGTTTATATTGTGGCGATGGGAGCTACAGCTTTCTACGGCATGGGCCTTCAAGGTGTTAATAGCCCTGTCGGTTGGGGTACTGATATCATCACCTTCGTATTTTGGATCGGTATTGGACATGCAGGAACATTGATATCTGCGGTTCTCTTTTTGTTTCGGCAAAAATGGAGAACTTCAATTGCCAGAACCGCCGAAGCGATGACGGTTTTTGCTGTGATGGTTGCTGGAACATTTCCTATTTTACATACCGGTCGTCCTTGGCTTGGATATTGGCTTCTTCCCTACCCGAATCAGAGAGGTCCTCTTTGGGTTAATTTTCGCTCGCCACTTCTGTGGGACGTTTTTGCTGTATCGACTTACGCAACGGTCTCCATGGTTTTTTGGTACATTGGGATGGTTCCTGATTTGGCCACAATTCGAGACCGTGCAAAACACCCCCTGAGAAAACTGATTTATGGGATTTTATCTCTTGGCTGGCGAGGGACGGCGCGCGCTTGGAATCATTATGAAATAGTGTACATGCTGCTCGCGGGACTGAGCACGCCTCTTGTTCTTTCTGTGCACTCGATCGTTTCTTTTGATTTTGCGGTTTCAGGACTTCCTGGTTGGCACGCAACTATCTTTCCGCCCTACTTTGTGGCTGGTGCTATTTTTTCTGGATTTGGAATGGTTGTTACATTGATGAGCATTATTCGCTATCTGGTACCTACCTTCAAAGACTACGTTACAATCGATCACATGGAGGCGATGAATAAAATCATTATGTCGACCGGACTGATGGTTGGTTATGCCTATGGGATGGAATTCTTTATTGCCTGGTACGGTGGCTCTCCTTATGAGGGTTTTGTGTTCTTGAATCGTGCTTTCGGTCCTTACGGTTGGGCTTATTGGATCATGGTGACATGCAATGTGCTGATCCCCCAGATTTTTTGGTGGAGAAAAGCAAGGCGGACCATCGCGATTATGTTTGTTGTTTCAATTTTCGTGAACATTGGAATGTGGTTTGAACGATATGTGATCGTGATCACGTCACTTCATCGGGATTTCTTGCCTGCCAGTTGGGGTATGCACTTGATGACCATCTACGATTTTGGTGCCTTATTTGGTAGTTTTGGGATGTTTTTTACTCTGTTCTTACTCTATTTACGGACATTGCCTCCCATTGCGATAGCCGAGGTCAAACCGGTGCTTGGGGTGGGTCGAGAGGGAGGACACCATGCTTAA
- the thrS gene encoding threonine--tRNA ligase: MSVIRVVLPDNSVREFDHEPSILEVAQSIGTRLAKDTVGGLVNDEPEVTDLRRRLKDRDRLRIVTLQMPEALEVVRHSCAHVMAQAVQELWPDVKVTIGPVIENGFYYDFDSPKNFTPEMLEQIESKVQEILKRGLDIRREDMAADKAIAIFKGMGEKYKVELIQDLGAKEVSLYYQGDWFDLCRGPHVQNLSQIKAFKILSVAGSYWRGDESRDRLQRIYATAFNDKKDLAQHLHNIEEAKKRDHRKLGKDLGLFVFHQLAPGGPFFTPKGTIVYNELVRYIREKYRKFDFQEVITPQIYDVDLYHQSGHFENYRENMYFTKIDERDFSVKPMNCPGHCLLYGSDKKSYRDLPYRIADFGRLHRYERSGVMHGLTRVRTFCQDDAHIFCDVKDLQKEISQFMRFLSEVYSELGLHEYKIFLSTRPEKRMGSEQVWDQAEKALRDGLNELELPFTVNAGDGAFYGPKLDIMFVDAIKRPWQLGTLQCDFNMPEAFNLKFTGDDNSEHRPVMLHRAILGSLERFIGVYLEYIGGHLPLWLAPVQVSILNVTERQTDYCQQLFASLRAAGIRVHLDARGEKLGFKIREAQMQKVPYMLIIGDKEVEAAGVSVRLKTGENKSDVPAKEFEALVLNEIKERLVTSPWLAEGPSHLADRAKSTI, from the coding sequence ATGTCTGTCATACGCGTTGTTCTTCCTGATAATTCGGTGAGAGAGTTTGATCATGAGCCTAGCATTCTTGAGGTTGCCCAGTCGATTGGGACGCGATTAGCCAAGGATACAGTAGGCGGACTGGTTAATGATGAGCCTGAGGTGACTGACCTGCGCCGTCGTTTGAAGGACCGAGATAGACTCCGAATTGTGACATTGCAAATGCCGGAAGCTCTGGAAGTCGTGAGACATTCTTGTGCTCATGTGATGGCTCAGGCCGTTCAGGAGTTGTGGCCAGACGTAAAGGTGACAATAGGGCCAGTCATCGAAAATGGCTTCTATTATGATTTTGATTCTCCTAAAAATTTCACCCCCGAGATGTTGGAACAAATCGAAAGTAAAGTTCAGGAAATTTTGAAACGGGGTCTTGATATTCGCCGTGAAGATATGGCCGCAGACAAAGCCATCGCCATTTTTAAAGGGATGGGTGAAAAATATAAGGTTGAATTGATACAAGACTTGGGAGCTAAAGAAGTTAGTCTTTATTACCAGGGCGATTGGTTTGATCTTTGTCGAGGTCCCCATGTTCAAAACTTAAGTCAGATCAAGGCATTTAAGATTTTGTCGGTAGCAGGCTCGTATTGGCGAGGGGATGAGTCTCGGGATCGTTTACAGAGGATCTATGCGACGGCGTTCAATGATAAAAAGGATTTGGCACAGCATCTTCACAACATTGAAGAAGCTAAAAAGAGAGATCATCGGAAGTTGGGAAAAGATTTAGGGCTGTTTGTGTTTCATCAGCTCGCTCCCGGGGGGCCTTTTTTTACTCCCAAAGGGACCATTGTTTACAATGAGCTGGTACGCTACATAAGGGAAAAATACCGCAAATTTGACTTCCAAGAGGTCATTACTCCACAAATATATGACGTTGATCTTTACCATCAGTCCGGCCATTTCGAGAATTATCGTGAAAACATGTATTTCACGAAAATTGACGAAAGAGATTTTTCAGTGAAGCCCATGAACTGTCCTGGGCACTGTTTGCTTTATGGCTCGGACAAAAAATCTTATCGAGATCTTCCTTATCGAATTGCTGATTTTGGACGACTCCACCGTTATGAGCGCAGTGGGGTGATGCACGGTTTGACTCGAGTTCGCACCTTCTGTCAGGATGACGCCCATATTTTTTGTGATGTTAAGGATCTTCAAAAGGAAATTTCTCAGTTCATGAGATTTCTGAGCGAAGTCTATAGTGAGCTTGGTCTTCATGAATATAAAATATTTTTATCCACTCGCCCTGAGAAGAGAATGGGATCGGAGCAGGTCTGGGATCAAGCAGAGAAGGCCCTTCGCGATGGGCTCAATGAGCTCGAATTGCCTTTCACGGTCAACGCTGGAGATGGGGCATTTTACGGGCCCAAATTGGACATCATGTTTGTGGACGCGATCAAACGTCCCTGGCAGTTAGGTACCCTGCAATGCGATTTTAACATGCCTGAGGCTTTCAACCTAAAGTTCACGGGAGATGACAACAGCGAGCACCGGCCCGTGATGCTTCATCGAGCCATTTTAGGATCCCTGGAGCGTTTTATTGGCGTTTACCTAGAGTATATTGGGGGACATCTCCCGCTGTGGTTAGCTCCGGTTCAGGTGTCAATTCTCAATGTTACTGAGCGTCAAACTGATTATTGCCAGCAGTTGTTTGCGAGCCTTCGTGCAGCTGGTATTCGAGTTCATTTAGATGCTCGTGGCGAGAAGCTGGGATTTAAGATCCGTGAGGCCCAAATGCAGAAGGTTCCCTACATGTTGATCATTGGGGATAAAGAAGTCGAGGCTGCAGGGGTGAGTGTGCGGTTGAAAACTGGTGAGAATAAGAGCGACGTCCCCGCTAAGGAATTTGAAGCATTGGTTTTAAATGAAATAAAAGAACGTCTCGTGACCAGTCCCTGGCTAGCGGAGGGTCCCTCCCATCTAGCTGATAGGGCAAAGAGTACAATTTAA
- a CDS encoding DUF3341 domain-containing protein has protein sequence MLKTIESLVYAWQYKGKKGVAGIWLDEHQLVRAVAKVREAGFRKFDAISPFPLHGIDEAAGISRSYIPWITLAFGVLGCAFGVWFTWWTSVVDWAINIGGKPMWSLAAFIPVIFETTILFAALSSVGAMILINGLPKVAPPVIDPDLSCSKFAIFIPEDDLGFNVTQIEKLFNDLGASEVKRTEF, from the coding sequence ATGCTTAAAACAATAGAGTCTTTAGTGTACGCTTGGCAGTATAAGGGCAAAAAGGGTGTTGCGGGAATTTGGCTGGATGAGCACCAACTGGTTCGTGCGGTTGCAAAGGTGAGAGAAGCTGGCTTTAGAAAATTTGATGCAATTAGTCCGTTTCCCTTGCATGGTATTGATGAAGCTGCCGGTATATCACGTTCCTACATTCCTTGGATTACTTTGGCATTTGGTGTGTTGGGTTGTGCCTTTGGCGTTTGGTTCACATGGTGGACCTCCGTCGTTGATTGGGCAATCAACATTGGTGGCAAACCAATGTGGTCTCTTGCTGCATTTATCCCTGTGATTTTTGAGACCACCATTTTATTTGCAGCCCTGAGCTCAGTTGGTGCCATGATTTTGATAAATGGTCTCCCAAAAGTGGCTCCTCCCGTTATCGATCCTGATCTTAGCTGTTCAAAGTTCGCCATTTTTATTCCGGAAGATGACCTGGGTTTTAATGTGACACAGATTGAAAAGCTTTTTAATGATCTCGGCGCGTCCGAAGTAAAAAGAACGGAGTTCTAA